In Picosynechococcus sp. PCC 7002, the following are encoded in one genomic region:
- the fabD gene encoding ACP S-malonyltransferase: MGKIAWVFPGQGSQTVGMGVDLAEHPVAKARFAEAEAILGWSILEKCQGDEATLSRTLYTQPCLYVLEAILCDRYREKAPQVDFMAGHSLGEYSALYAAGVYDFAAGLQLVQKRAQLMDQASGGKMAALMKFDRTELMEKIAATEGVTLANDNSEQQVVISGTPEAVDAIMNGVKTKRAIALNVSGAFHSPFMAEAAAQFEAILDAVTFADAQVPVLSNVDPQPETQAAALKERLKAQMTGSVRWLEIMQQLSALEVAEAVEIGPGKVLTGLIKRTCKDMATANIDTLASIG; this comes from the coding sequence ATGGGTAAAATTGCGTGGGTCTTTCCGGGCCAAGGATCTCAAACGGTGGGCATGGGTGTCGATCTCGCCGAACATCCCGTCGCCAAAGCAAGATTTGCTGAAGCAGAGGCAATCCTCGGTTGGTCAATTCTCGAAAAATGCCAGGGGGATGAAGCGACCCTCTCCCGCACCCTTTACACCCAACCCTGTCTCTATGTGCTAGAGGCAATTCTCTGCGATCGCTACCGGGAGAAAGCGCCCCAGGTAGACTTTATGGCGGGCCACAGCCTCGGTGAATATTCCGCCCTCTATGCGGCTGGGGTCTATGATTTTGCCGCTGGTTTGCAATTAGTGCAAAAGCGCGCCCAACTGATGGATCAAGCGTCTGGGGGGAAAATGGCGGCCCTGATGAAGTTTGACCGTACTGAATTAATGGAAAAAATTGCGGCGACCGAGGGAGTGACCCTCGCCAACGACAACAGCGAACAACAAGTTGTCATTTCCGGTACCCCAGAAGCCGTTGATGCGATTATGAATGGCGTTAAAACCAAGCGGGCGATCGCCCTGAATGTTTCTGGTGCGTTCCATTCCCCGTTTATGGCCGAAGCCGCCGCCCAATTTGAAGCGATTCTCGATGCCGTTACCTTTGCCGATGCCCAGGTACCCGTACTGTCTAATGTCGATCCCCAACCGGAAACCCAAGCAGCCGCCCTCAAGGAGCGCCTCAAGGCCCAAATGACCGGTTCTGTCCGTTGGCTCGAAATCATGCAGCAACTGAGCGCCCTAGAAGTTGCTGAGGCCGTAGAAATTGGCCCCGGTAAAGTATTAACGGGTTTAATTAAGCGCACCTGCAAAGACATGGCCACGGCAAACATTGATACCCTCGCCAGTATTGGCTAG
- a CDS encoding histidine phosphatase family protein — protein sequence MATRVIIVRHGQSSYNALKMIQGRCDESVLTDKGCADAATVGQTLQGIDFAAIYCSPLQRAKQTAEIIHQHLDKAPAPITSEGLLEINLPQWEKLLKSDVKEQYPEAYRLWHENPAEFVMTHADGSEHSPVKDLYDQARQFWQEILAKHQEETVLIVAHNGINRCLLMSAAGIPPSKYQSIQQSNCCINVLNFVGQLGDIVQFESINQTAHLGLPLPTYRPGHKGLRLLLVRHGETNWNKEGRFQGTMDIPLNENGQAQAAKAREFLKDVTLHFGMTSPMSRPKETAEIILQAHPGVVLGTHPKLEEIGHGLWEGKLEADIEAGFPGMLAQWKTKPETVQMPEGENLQQVWDRANEAWDEIVAQYSQTPNQVGLVVAHDAINKVILCRLMGLQPQDIWAVKQGNCAVTVIDYLQGADSEPVLQALNITSHLGFGVIDQTAAGAL from the coding sequence GTGGCAACCCGCGTCATAATCGTGCGTCACGGACAAAGTAGCTATAACGCCCTCAAAATGATCCAGGGCCGTTGTGATGAATCAGTACTCACCGACAAAGGCTGTGCCGACGCCGCCACCGTAGGCCAAACCCTCCAGGGCATCGACTTTGCTGCAATCTATTGCAGCCCCCTCCAACGGGCCAAACAAACCGCTGAAATTATCCACCAGCACCTCGACAAAGCCCCCGCCCCCATCACCAGTGAGGGTCTGCTAGAAATTAATTTGCCCCAGTGGGAAAAACTCCTCAAAAGTGACGTCAAAGAACAATATCCAGAAGCCTATCGCCTCTGGCACGAAAATCCCGCTGAATTTGTGATGACCCATGCTGATGGGAGCGAACACTCTCCGGTTAAAGACCTCTATGACCAAGCCCGGCAATTTTGGCAGGAAATCCTCGCAAAACACCAAGAGGAGACTGTCTTAATCGTTGCCCACAATGGCATCAACCGCTGTTTATTGATGAGTGCGGCGGGCATCCCCCCCAGCAAATACCAGAGCATTCAACAATCCAACTGCTGCATCAATGTGCTGAATTTTGTCGGCCAGTTGGGAGACATTGTCCAATTCGAATCAATTAACCAAACGGCCCACCTCGGCTTGCCCCTCCCCACCTATCGTCCTGGCCACAAAGGCCTCCGTTTACTACTGGTGCGCCACGGGGAAACCAACTGGAATAAAGAAGGGCGTTTCCAAGGCACCATGGATATTCCGTTAAATGAGAATGGCCAAGCCCAAGCCGCTAAAGCCCGTGAATTTCTTAAGGATGTGACCCTGCATTTCGGTATGACTAGCCCCATGAGTCGGCCCAAAGAAACCGCTGAAATCATTCTGCAAGCCCACCCTGGGGTGGTGTTGGGTACCCACCCTAAATTAGAAGAAATTGGCCATGGCCTCTGGGAAGGCAAACTAGAAGCTGACATTGAAGCGGGCTTCCCCGGCATGCTGGCCCAGTGGAAAACCAAGCCAGAAACCGTCCAGATGCCAGAGGGGGAAAATCTCCAACAGGTGTGGGACCGGGCCAACGAAGCCTGGGATGAGATTGTGGCGCAGTATAGCCAAACCCCGAACCAAGTGGGTTTAGTTGTTGCCCATGATGCCATTAACAAGGTGATTCTCTGTCGCTTGATGGGACTACAGCCCCAGGATATTTGGGCGGTGAAACAGGGGAACTGTGCAGTGACGGTCATTGACTATCTCCAGGGGGCAGACAGTGAACCGGTACTCCAGGCGCTAAATATTACGTCGCACCTTGGCTTTGGGGTGATTGATCAGACGGCAGCCGGAGCTTTGTAA
- the folK gene encoding 2-amino-4-hydroxy-6-hydroxymethyldihydropteridine diphosphokinase produces the protein MERAVDVAIALGSNLGNSLEILENAIKHLSEHPAIALTARSAWYRTAPVGPPQPDYINGCVTGQVHNLSPEALLEILLKVEQLFGRERRERWGARTLDLDLLLYGQDIIYLPHLQVPHPRMQERAFVLVPLAEIAPHWCEPRTQQTIQALKEQLPLTGIQRLDSETT, from the coding sequence ATGGAACGGGCTGTGGATGTGGCGATCGCTCTTGGGAGTAACCTGGGCAACTCCTTGGAAATCTTAGAAAATGCCATTAAACATTTAAGCGAACATCCGGCGATCGCCCTAACAGCTCGGTCTGCTTGGTACCGCACGGCCCCGGTTGGCCCCCCGCAACCGGACTACATCAATGGTTGCGTCACTGGTCAGGTTCATAATCTCAGTCCCGAAGCTCTCCTCGAAATCCTGTTGAAAGTAGAGCAACTGTTTGGACGGGAACGGCGGGAACGTTGGGGGGCACGGACGTTGGATTTGGATTTGCTTTTGTATGGCCAGGACATAATTTATCTGCCCCATTTGCAGGTGCCCCACCCCCGGATGCAGGAACGGGCCTTTGTGTTGGTGCCCCTAGCAGAGATTGCGCCCCATTGGTGTGAACCCCGCACCCAACAAACGATCCAAGCCCTCAAGGAACAGCTTCCCCTCACTGGAATTCAGAGATTAGACAGCGAAACTACCTAA
- a CDS encoding tetratricopeptide repeat protein, producing MVRIFSGLLGGMGLALVLGGTLTPAIAQARPCGSTPCLFAQGAGMTADSVDELVFQGNEYYDQGQYELALAAYDAALILNANDAELWIWRGVTLGALGQHEEELASYDQAIALDPDQNLVWYNRGVVLGALERYEEELASYDRALELDPGDVDAWYNRGIALGFLERYEEELASYDQVLALDPADVDAWFNKGYVLADLGRHEEAIATYAALLELDPDDAEAWNNHGISLEALGRYTEAIASYDQALAIDPDYEDALINREIAQAALEQL from the coding sequence ATGGTGCGTATTTTTTCTGGGCTGTTGGGTGGTATGGGTCTAGCCTTGGTTTTGGGAGGAACATTAACGCCGGCGATCGCCCAAGCGCGCCCCTGTGGTTCGACTCCTTGCCTCTTCGCCCAAGGTGCTGGCATGACCGCCGATTCAGTGGATGAATTGGTATTCCAGGGCAATGAATATTATGACCAAGGGCAATATGAACTGGCCCTCGCAGCCTACGATGCCGCCTTAATTTTGAATGCGAACGATGCAGAGCTTTGGATCTGGCGGGGCGTTACCCTAGGGGCCTTGGGGCAGCACGAAGAGGAATTGGCCAGCTATGATCAGGCGATCGCCCTTGACCCCGATCAAAACCTGGTGTGGTACAACCGGGGCGTTGTGTTAGGAGCTTTAGAGCGCTACGAAGAAGAACTGGCCAGCTATGACCGCGCCCTGGAACTGGATCCGGGGGATGTGGATGCTTGGTATAACCGGGGTATTGCCCTGGGCTTTCTGGAACGCTATGAAGAAGAATTAGCCAGCTACGATCAAGTACTAGCGTTAGATCCCGCAGATGTGGATGCTTGGTTCAATAAAGGCTATGTTCTGGCCGATTTAGGTCGCCATGAAGAAGCGATCGCCACCTATGCCGCCCTCCTAGAACTCGATCCCGACGACGCCGAAGCCTGGAATAATCACGGTATTTCCCTCGAAGCACTGGGGCGCTATACCGAGGCGATCGCCAGCTATGACCAAGCCCTCGCCATTGACCCAGACTACGAAGACGCTTTGATTAATCGAGAAATTGCCCAAGCTGCCCTAGAACAACTTTAA
- a CDS encoding metallothionein: MVTVTQMKCACESCLCIVDLNSAIQKEGKSYCSQACADGHPAGSEGCGHGGCTCHQ, from the coding sequence ATGGTAACTGTGACCCAAATGAAGTGCGCCTGTGAATCTTGTCTTTGCATCGTGGATCTCAATAGCGCTATCCAAAAGGAAGGTAAGAGTTATTGCAGCCAAGCCTGTGCCGATGGCCATCCCGCAGGGAGTGAAGGCTGTGGCCATGGGGGCTGTACTTGTCACCAATAG
- a CDS encoding ArsR/SmtB family transcription factor, giving the protein MTDHSGKILNQAKAQRMAEFFGVLGDANRWRILSALATGEMRVGELAAAVEMSESAVSHQLRTLRTARLVSYRKEGRNVIYRLKDHHILNLYRDASEHLDEPEDGHTH; this is encoded by the coding sequence ATGACAGACCACAGTGGCAAAATCTTGAACCAAGCCAAGGCCCAACGGATGGCCGAATTTTTTGGTGTCTTGGGGGATGCCAACCGCTGGCGTATTCTTTCGGCCCTGGCCACTGGAGAGATGCGGGTGGGGGAACTCGCCGCCGCCGTTGAAATGAGTGAATCGGCTGTCTCTCACCAACTAAGAACCCTGCGCACAGCACGTTTAGTGAGCTATCGCAAGGAAGGGCGGAATGTGATTTATCGCCTCAAGGATCACCACATTCTTAATCTCTATCGTGACGCTTCGGAGCACCTAGACGAACCAGAGGATGGACACACCCACTAA
- the gmd gene encoding GDP-mannose 4,6-dehydratase encodes MGNRKALVTGITGQDGSYLAELLLEKGYEVHGIIRRASTFNTDRIDHLYVDPHIPDARFFLHYGDLTDGTSLGKLIEKIQPHEVYNLGAQSHVRVSFDSPEYTVDTVAMGTLRILEAIRDYQERTGNEVRFYQAGSSEMFGLVQEVPQKETTPFYPRSPYACAKVYGYWQTVNYRESYDLFACNGILFNHEGPRRGETFVTRKITRAIARIIAGQQDKLYLGNLDSKRDWGYAKDYVRAMWLMLQQDKPDDYVIATGETYSVRQFLETAFAYVNLNWEDYVAFDRRYLRPAEVDLLIGDPTKAKKQLNWEPSIDFPTLVGIMVEADLAILGLPPHNPAMGKLYEADQAYIRQATGSRVD; translated from the coding sequence ATGGGTAATCGAAAAGCACTGGTAACAGGGATCACCGGACAAGATGGCTCTTATTTGGCGGAACTGCTCCTCGAAAAAGGTTACGAAGTTCATGGCATTATCCGTCGCGCTTCTACTTTTAATACCGACCGCATTGACCATCTCTATGTCGATCCCCATATCCCCGACGCTCGGTTCTTTCTCCATTACGGGGATCTCACCGATGGCACATCCCTAGGAAAATTAATCGAAAAAATCCAGCCCCATGAAGTTTACAATCTGGGTGCCCAATCCCATGTGCGGGTGAGCTTTGATTCGCCAGAATATACCGTGGATACCGTGGCGATGGGGACGCTGCGTATCCTAGAAGCGATTCGGGACTACCAGGAACGGACGGGCAATGAAGTGCGCTTTTACCAGGCCGGTTCGTCGGAAATGTTTGGCCTTGTGCAAGAGGTGCCCCAAAAGGAAACGACCCCCTTTTATCCCCGCAGTCCCTACGCCTGTGCCAAGGTCTATGGCTACTGGCAAACGGTGAACTACCGAGAATCCTATGATTTGTTCGCTTGCAATGGCATTTTGTTTAACCATGAAGGGCCGCGCCGGGGGGAAACCTTCGTTACCCGAAAAATCACCAGGGCGATCGCCAGAATTATCGCCGGACAGCAGGACAAACTGTATCTCGGCAACCTCGATTCCAAGCGGGACTGGGGTTATGCAAAAGACTATGTGCGGGCAATGTGGCTGATGTTGCAGCAGGACAAACCCGACGACTATGTCATTGCCACAGGGGAAACCTATTCAGTCCGCCAATTTTTAGAAACCGCCTTCGCCTACGTCAATCTGAACTGGGAAGATTATGTCGCCTTTGACCGCCGTTATCTCCGCCCTGCCGAGGTGGACTTACTCATTGGCGATCCCACGAAGGCTAAAAAACAACTAAACTGGGAGCCGAGTATTGATTTTCCGACCCTCGTCGGGATCATGGTCGAAGCAGATCTTGCCATTTTGGGTTTACCGCCCCACAATCCAGCCATGGGCAAACTTTATGAAGCAGATCAAGCCTATATCCGCCAAGCAACCGGCAGCCGCGTTGATTAG
- a CDS encoding branched-chain amino acid ABC transporter permease, with amino-acid sequence MDTLQLVLNGLSVGSILALAAVGLTLTYGILRLSNFAHGDYMTLGAYITWLSNSLGLNIWLSMVVGAFGTIGGMLVAEKLLWQPMRDKRATPTTLIIISIGLALFIRSAVLFIWGSGNQQYDLPVVRAINLTELVGLPETVPDLRIAYYRVVVMVLTVLVILGLHFILQNSKVGKAMRAVADNIDLARVSGIDVERVVLWTWIITGTLTAIAGSMYGLITTVRPNMGWFLILPMFASVILGGIGNPYGAIAGAFVIGIAQELSVAWLGPDYKLGVALFIMVVLLLVRPQGLFKGTM; translated from the coding sequence ATGGACACCCTGCAACTCGTTCTCAATGGTCTGTCGGTCGGGAGTATCCTGGCCCTTGCTGCCGTGGGACTGACCCTAACCTACGGGATTCTGCGCTTATCCAATTTTGCCCACGGGGACTATATGACCTTGGGAGCCTACATTACCTGGCTGAGTAATTCCCTGGGGTTAAATATTTGGCTATCGATGGTGGTAGGGGCCTTTGGCACCATTGGCGGGATGCTCGTGGCAGAAAAATTACTCTGGCAGCCGATGCGGGATAAGCGGGCGACACCGACAACTTTGATCATCATCTCCATTGGATTGGCACTGTTTATCCGTAGTGCAGTGCTGTTTATTTGGGGCAGTGGCAATCAACAATATGATCTCCCGGTGGTACGGGCCATTAACTTGACCGAACTTGTGGGACTCCCGGAAACGGTGCCAGATTTGCGCATTGCCTACTATCGGGTCGTGGTGATGGTGCTGACAGTTTTAGTAATTTTAGGGCTGCATTTTATCCTGCAAAATAGCAAGGTTGGCAAAGCGATGCGGGCGGTAGCTGACAATATTGACCTGGCACGGGTGTCCGGCATTGACGTGGAACGGGTGGTACTCTGGACTTGGATTATTACAGGAACTTTAACGGCGATCGCCGGCAGTATGTACGGGCTGATCACCACGGTGCGACCGAATATGGGCTGGTTTTTAATTTTGCCGATGTTTGCTTCTGTGATCCTGGGGGGCATTGGCAATCCCTATGGGGCGATCGCCGGTGCTTTTGTGATCGGCATTGCCCAAGAACTCAGTGTGGCCTGGCTTGGCCCAGACTACAAGCTGGGGGTTGCGCTGTTCATTATGGTGGTCCTGCTGTTGGTGCGGCCCCAGGGTCTTTTTAAGGGCACCATGTAA
- a CDS encoding DUF751 family protein, with the protein MQEFFENVLRYPRYMISLILGIFISVFEWLKPLFFKNKATATATIGLLVGLFAFLYFTLRAMLGLSVV; encoded by the coding sequence ATGCAAGAGTTTTTTGAGAACGTCCTCCGCTATCCCCGTTACATGATTAGTTTGATCCTGGGGATTTTTATCAGTGTATTTGAATGGCTGAAGCCACTATTTTTTAAAAATAAAGCGACGGCCACCGCCACGATTGGGCTTTTGGTGGGTCTCTTTGCGTTTCTTTACTTCACCCTGCGGGCAATGCTTGGTTTAAGTGTTGTTTAG
- a CDS encoding peptide ligase PGM1-related protein: MHNPSFQTFAALQQQLRQRWQDSADFEADDQDILVVPSFSVDQRVGQKVPGFLHYEERLLFSLIRLRNPHTRLIYVTAQPLAPLIIDYYLQLLSGIPFSHARDRLLLVTTYDNSYKPLTQKILERPRLVERIRRALRPNQSYMVCYNSTPLEQELSEKLQIPLFAASPSLNYWGSKSGSREIFQTAGVPFPDGSALVKTVPELIQVTAQLWERQPHLKRIVIKLNEGFSGEGNAVLKLPALPQSASFTERCEQITAALPKLSFQASGETWDNFASRIPELGAIAEAFIEGDPKRSPSVQGLITPSGEVQILSTHDQILGGQDGQIYLGCHFPAASEYRLQLQELGLKVGKILAEKGAMERYGVDFIATENPDHSWDLQAIEINLRKGGTTHPLMTLQLLTKGFYDCATGSFFTPQHQKKYYIASDNLQKPQYQGLLPSDLMDIIAAHGLHFDSSTKTGSVFHLMGTLSEFGKLGLTSIGNSPEEAAQIYQQVEQALDLETTSQRPATVTLPLTW, translated from the coding sequence GTGCATAATCCTTCTTTCCAGACCTTTGCGGCATTACAACAGCAACTGCGCCAACGTTGGCAAGATTCGGCTGATTTTGAGGCGGACGATCAAGATATTTTAGTGGTGCCTTCTTTTAGTGTGGATCAGCGGGTCGGCCAGAAGGTGCCTGGATTTTTGCACTATGAAGAGCGGTTACTGTTCTCACTAATTCGCCTGCGCAATCCCCACACGCGCTTGATTTACGTTACGGCCCAACCCCTAGCTCCTTTGATCATTGACTATTATCTCCAGCTCCTATCGGGAATTCCGTTTTCCCATGCCCGCGATCGCCTGCTGTTGGTGACCACCTATGATAATTCCTACAAACCTTTAACCCAAAAGATTTTGGAGCGGCCCCGGCTGGTGGAAAGAATTCGTCGCGCCCTGCGCCCGAACCAGTCCTATATGGTGTGTTACAACTCAACGCCCCTAGAACAGGAGCTATCGGAAAAACTACAGATTCCCCTCTTTGCCGCCAGCCCCAGTCTGAACTATTGGGGTTCAAAAAGTGGCAGTCGTGAGATCTTTCAGACGGCGGGTGTTCCTTTTCCCGATGGCAGTGCTTTGGTGAAAACAGTGCCGGAATTGATCCAGGTTACGGCGCAACTGTGGGAGCGGCAACCCCACCTCAAACGGATTGTAATTAAGCTAAACGAGGGGTTTTCGGGGGAAGGGAATGCAGTGTTGAAGTTGCCTGCTCTGCCACAAAGTGCAAGTTTTACGGAACGTTGTGAACAGATTACGGCGGCTTTGCCCAAGCTCAGTTTCCAGGCCAGCGGTGAAACCTGGGATAATTTTGCCTCGCGCATTCCCGAATTAGGGGCGATCGCCGAAGCCTTTATCGAAGGAGATCCAAAGCGATCGCCCAGTGTCCAAGGGTTGATTACGCCCAGTGGTGAAGTCCAAATCCTCTCGACCCACGACCAAATTCTGGGGGGACAGGATGGCCAAATTTACTTAGGATGCCATTTTCCAGCCGCCAGCGAATATCGCCTACAGTTACAGGAACTGGGCCTAAAAGTTGGCAAGATTCTCGCTGAAAAGGGAGCGATGGAACGCTATGGCGTCGATTTTATCGCTACCGAAAACCCCGACCACAGTTGGGATCTCCAGGCCATTGAAATTAATCTCCGCAAAGGGGGTACGACCCATCCGTTGATGACATTGCAACTGTTAACCAAAGGCTTCTATGACTGCGCTACAGGGTCATTTTTTACCCCCCAACACCAGAAAAAATACTACATCGCCTCTGACAATCTCCAGAAACCCCAATACCAGGGCCTCCTGCCCAGTGATTTGATGGATATCATCGCCGCCCATGGCCTCCATTTCGACAGCAGTACGAAAACAGGGAGCGTGTTTCACCTGATGGGCACCCTTTCAGAATTTGGCAAATTAGGGCTGACCAGCATTGGGAATTCTCCCGAAGAAGCCGCCCAAATTTATCAACAGGTCGAGCAAGCTTTGGATTTAGAGACAACCAGTCAACGCCCTGCAACGGTGACGCTTCCCTTGACGTGGTAA
- a CDS encoding succinate dehydrogenase/fumarate reductase flavoprotein subunit has product MLQHDVIIVGGGLAGCRAALEIKKKNPNFDVGLVAKTHPIRSHSVAAQGGIAASLKNVDPEDNWEAHAFDTVKGSDYLADQDAVEILTKEAPDVIIELEHLGVLFSRLEDGRIAQRAFGGHSHKRTCYAADKTGHAILHELVNNLRRNGVNIYDEWYVMNLIFEENQAKGIVMYHIETGHLEIVQTKAVMFATGGYGRVFNTTSNDFASTGDGLAMTAAVGLPLEDMEFVQFHPTGLFPVGVLISEAVRGEGAYLRNSDGDRFMEKYAPKQMELAPRDITSRAITLEIRAGRGIHPDGSAGGNFVHLDLTHMGKEKIMERVPFCWEEAHRLVGVDAINEPMPVRPTAHYSMGGIPVNTDGRVRRNGTELTEGFFAAGECACVSVHGANRLGSNSLLECVVYGQRVGGKIADYIGDRPFPEINEQQYLDEAKNRIGQLLNQSGNLRIHNLRQQFQDAMSDHCGVFRTEATMAAGLEQIQHLKDQYNHLFLDDKDIHWNTELIEALELQSILKVGEAILTSAYHRKESRGAHSREDFPTRDDQTYLAHTLSFCNDTGVTIEYMPVVINRFEPKERKY; this is encoded by the coding sequence ATGTTGCAACACGACGTCATTATTGTCGGTGGTGGTTTGGCTGGCTGCCGTGCTGCCCTTGAGATTAAAAAGAAAAATCCAAACTTTGATGTGGGACTCGTCGCGAAAACCCACCCGATCCGCTCCCATTCTGTGGCGGCCCAGGGGGGGATTGCCGCCAGCTTAAAAAATGTTGACCCAGAAGATAACTGGGAAGCCCACGCCTTCGATACCGTCAAAGGTTCTGATTACCTCGCCGATCAAGATGCCGTCGAAATCTTAACGAAAGAAGCCCCCGACGTAATCATTGAGTTGGAACATTTAGGGGTATTATTTTCGCGCCTCGAAGATGGTCGCATTGCCCAGCGCGCCTTCGGGGGTCATTCCCATAAGCGCACCTGCTATGCCGCCGACAAAACGGGACATGCCATTCTCCATGAATTAGTAAATAATCTGCGGCGTAATGGGGTCAACATCTACGATGAATGGTACGTGATGAACCTGATCTTTGAGGAGAATCAGGCGAAGGGGATTGTCATGTATCACATCGAAACTGGACATTTAGAAATTGTCCAAACGAAGGCCGTGATGTTTGCAACGGGGGGCTATGGCCGGGTGTTTAACACCACCTCCAATGATTTTGCTTCCACCGGAGACGGTTTAGCGATGACGGCGGCGGTGGGGTTGCCCTTAGAAGATATGGAATTTGTGCAGTTCCATCCGACCGGACTTTTTCCTGTCGGTGTTTTAATCTCGGAGGCGGTGCGGGGAGAAGGAGCTTACTTGCGTAATAGCGACGGCGATCGCTTTATGGAAAAGTACGCCCCGAAGCAGATGGAATTGGCCCCACGGGATATTACTTCCCGGGCGATTACCCTAGAAATTCGGGCAGGACGAGGAATTCATCCCGATGGCAGTGCCGGGGGAAATTTTGTCCATCTCGACCTGACTCACATGGGCAAGGAAAAAATTATGGAGCGGGTGCCCTTTTGTTGGGAAGAAGCCCACCGTCTTGTCGGCGTTGATGCCATTAATGAACCGATGCCTGTGCGTCCCACGGCTCACTATTCCATGGGCGGCATCCCCGTGAATACCGATGGTCGGGTGCGGCGCAATGGTACCGAATTAACCGAGGGCTTTTTTGCGGCAGGGGAATGTGCCTGTGTCTCCGTCCATGGAGCCAACCGTCTCGGCAGTAATTCCCTTTTAGAATGTGTGGTTTATGGCCAGCGGGTCGGTGGCAAGATTGCCGATTATATTGGCGATCGCCCTTTCCCAGAGATTAACGAACAACAATATTTAGACGAAGCGAAAAATCGCATTGGTCAGCTCCTCAATCAATCCGGCAATCTGCGCATCCATAATCTCAGGCAGCAGTTTCAAGACGCCATGAGCGACCATTGTGGTGTCTTTAGAACCGAGGCAACCATGGCGGCAGGGCTAGAACAAATTCAACATCTTAAGGATCAATACAATCATCTTTTTCTCGATGACAAAGATATCCATTGGAATACAGAACTGATTGAAGCCCTAGAGTTACAGAGCATTTTAAAAGTCGGAGAAGCCATTCTTACCTCTGCTTACCACCGCAAAGAAAGCCGGGGGGCGCACTCCAGGGAAGATTTCCCCACCAGGGATGATCAAACCTATCTAGCCCATACCCTAAGTTTCTGCAACGACACAGGTGTAACGATTGAGTATATGCCCGTTGTCATTAATCGTTTTGAACCCAAAGAGCGCAAGTATTAA
- the ldpA gene encoding circadian clock protein LdpA, with amino-acid sequence MKQSLFPAQSLTAGHWFKLICGASFQHLPAIRDLTLVYSLVGADCIDVAADPAVVTMAQESLIQAEAIARQNPAKFPQWQGKPWLMISLNDAEDPHFRKAFFNPNRCPADCPRPCETVCPALAIDHTGVIGDRCYGCGRCLPICPLGLIEAKNYISSPHIAAEMITTMAIDAVEIHTQVGHFADFQRLWQTLKPVHHHLKLLAISCQDHPDVLSYLEQLLIEIQPLDCLLLWQTDGRPMSGDIGKGTIHASIQFAQKVLQSGLPGYVQLAGGTNNHTFDKLRHLGLLNEGRSPFIAGVAFGGYARKVLQPILENAVEMQLRPLETDPERFDQAIAHATQLINPLKSSLNPSLSL; translated from the coding sequence GTGAAGCAATCTCTTTTTCCTGCCCAATCCCTCACCGCTGGCCACTGGTTCAAACTCATCTGTGGTGCGAGTTTTCAGCATCTCCCCGCCATCCGTGATTTGACCCTCGTCTATAGCTTAGTGGGTGCCGATTGCATCGATGTAGCGGCGGATCCGGCGGTGGTGACCATGGCCCAGGAATCGCTCATCCAGGCGGAGGCGATCGCCCGTCAAAATCCAGCAAAATTTCCCCAATGGCAGGGCAAACCCTGGTTGATGATTAGCCTCAATGACGCCGAAGATCCCCATTTCCGCAAAGCGTTTTTTAATCCAAATCGTTGTCCCGCCGATTGCCCACGCCCCTGCGAAACCGTTTGTCCTGCCCTCGCGATTGATCACACGGGCGTAATTGGCGATCGCTGTTATGGTTGCGGCCGCTGTTTGCCCATCTGTCCTTTGGGTTTAATCGAAGCGAAAAATTATATTTCCAGTCCCCACATTGCGGCGGAAATGATCACGACCATGGCGATCGATGCGGTGGAAATCCATACCCAAGTGGGCCATTTTGCCGATTTTCAGCGACTCTGGCAGACCCTCAAACCCGTCCACCATCACCTCAAATTACTTGCGATTAGCTGCCAGGATCATCCCGATGTGTTGTCTTATCTCGAACAATTGCTCATAGAAATTCAGCCCCTCGACTGTCTCCTCCTTTGGCAGACCGACGGACGACCGATGAGTGGCGACATCGGCAAAGGGACAATCCATGCCAGTATTCAGTTTGCCCAAAAGGTACTCCAGAGCGGTTTACCGGGATATGTGCAACTGGCGGGTGGTACGAATAATCACACCTTCGATAAATTGCGACATCTTGGTCTATTGAATGAAGGGCGATCGCCTTTTATTGCTGGGGTTGCCTTTGGCGGTTATGCCCGAAAAGTACTCCAACCGATCCTTGAAAATGCCGTTGAAATGCAGCTGCGCCCCCTCGAAACCGATCCCGAACGCTTTGACCAGGCGATCGCCCACGCCACCCAGTTGATAAATCCATTAAAATCTTCGTTAAACCCAAGCCTTAGTCTATGA